The window GATCAAAATACCAGTCGGGCTGAATAAACTTTCGCCTGCCCAAATTATTGTTGGTTATTATTTATTGGCAGTCATTATATCTAGTCTATTATTTTGCATTCCTGCAGCTTATAAACCTGGGGTAGAAGTGTCTTTTTTTGATACGATTTTCATGGCTGTCAGTGTAGCAACTGACACAGGTATGACCCTTTTTAATATATCCGAAACTTATAGTGTATTTGGATATTTTATAATTATGATCGTATTACAATTCTCTGGCCTTGGCATTATGGTTATGAACACAGCTCTTTGGTTGTTTCTAGGACAGAAAATTGGATTTCGGCAACGGCAACTAATAATGATTGATAATAATCAATATGCATTATCGGGACTCGTCCGATTAGTTAAGGATATTTTAAAGATGATCATCTTTATTGAATTAATCGGGGCACTCATTTATGGAGTATATTTCTTAAATTATTTTCCTACTTGGAAGGAAGCATTTCTTCAAGGTCTATTTGCATCCGTTACTGCGACAACAAACGCTGGTATAGATATAACAGGGGAGTCTTATGTTCCCTTTGCAAGTGATTATTTTGTACAACTGATGACGATTATACAAATTATTATTGGATCAATCGGGTTTCCCGTATTAATCGAAGTGAAGGAATATTTATTCAAAAGAAAGACCGAACTTGGATATCCTTTCCGCTTTTCGTTATATACAAAGCTAACGACCATAACATATGGAATTCTGCTTATTATTGGGACAGGCCTTATCTTATTACTAGAATTTCAGCATTATTTTAAGGATATATCATGGCATAAATCATTTTTTTATGCTTTTTTCCAGATTGTTTCAACAAGAAGCACTGGATTTTCTACAATGGATATTACAGAATTTTCATATCCTACCCTTATTGTTATTGTTATTTTTATGTTTATAGGTGGATCTCCTAATTCTATGGGGGGTGGAATCAGGACGACTACATTGGCTTTAAATCTGTTATTTATTTATAATTTTGCGAAAGGAAGGCGTAATATCAAAATTTTTAACCGTGAAATTCATCAGGAGGATATTATGAAATCTCTAGCCATTACGCTAATAGCTATTGTAATGTGTTTAGCATCGGTGATTATGATAAGTATTTCTGATAAACAGCAGCAGCTTTTTGATATCTTTTTTGAAGTTTGTTCCTCCTTCGGTACTGTAGGCTTTTCTATGGGGATTACCCCTGAACTCAGTAATTTTGCCAAGTCCATTCTTATGATTTTGATGTTTATTGGAAGAATAGGTTTTCCTACTATATTTCTGATCATCGGAGGAAAAAACAATAAGGAAGAAAAATATCATTATCCGAAAGAGAGAGTTATTACAGGCTAATATCGATTGGACAAGCATCAAATATACCCTGTATTTTGGATAAGAATCTTTAACTAAACATACTATGAAAGGCATCCCCAAATGTTAGACACGACAAGAACATTTGGGGTGCTTTTTTTATGGCAAGTATTACGCTTGAACAGAAAATAGATGCGGTTTTTCGTTTAGAAAACGGTGAAGAAGCATTCCTTCTATTCCTCCAATTAAATGGCCAGATTGTTTTAAGGCATTCTTCAACTAAATGTGTAGTGAACTTAGTAACAACTATCAAAGTGTTCTAGGCATAAAAGGAAAATAAAATGCAAAAGATAACCATTACAACACACGTAAAAATCAGTGGTAAAGGCGTGAGATATATGAGGAGGATTAAAGAATGACAGTAAAAGAAGGAATAGAACAAACTGACAGAGCTGCGGAAAAGTTAATTGAAGTGAATAATTTGATGACAGAAGCAACAGTTAATTCCTTTATGTTTACATGGCAATGGTGGTTTGGAATGGGACTATTTATTATTCCTTGGATAGTTTGGTTTCTGTTTAGAAATAAGGAATGTACAGGCAGGCTTCTTATTGGAGGATTTGTAACCATCATTTTATCCTTAATAATTGACCTTATTGCTTTATCTTATGGGTTGTGGTCTTATCCCATGGCATTTTCACCTATAGCTCCACTGTTATTTCTGCCCTATCACTTATCATTAACTCCTGTTGCAATTATGTTTACTCTTCAAATTAAACCAGGAGCTAATGCACTTTTAAAAGGTTCAATTTTTGCTGCCATTGGAGCTTTCGTAGGCATGAATTTTTTTGAAATGATTGATTTTTACAATTCGAAAGGGTGGCCAAAGACATATGACTTTTTTATTTATCTATCCCTTTTCTTTATAGCGTATTGGTTCAGCAACATGGATAGTTTTAAAAAAATAGCAGAGAGATCTTGAAATGTTCTAAAAGAGTCTTTGCCTTGTTCAAGTAAAGGGCGGCTTATCTTAAATTTGCTTTCTCAATATTCCAGCGCGCATTTCTTTAATAAGGAATGTGTCTTTTTTTCATTTAAAGGACCAAATTGTTGAATAAGGAAACACCCTAGGGAACACTATCAATGAGGTGTTGAACTAATGAAGACGTACGTTATTTTTATACTTGCATTCATTCTTGTAATTGCCCCTAACAAAGCATGGGCAACAGTTAAAGGATATGATAAAGTCGCGACGTCAAGTAAGGATGATATAACTCTATATGCCAAGAAAATCGATGGTTTTTATTATGATTTCAAAATTGATTTTAAAGGAAGAATTGCCTCAAGACCCTTTTGGTTAAGCGTTGCTAATAACCCTACCTATGCGCCAAAAATTATTTATGAGGACACAAACAGAGATGGAAAGAAAGAATTAATCATAATTCTGAACCAAGGATATGGTACTGGTGTTTTATTAGAAGAAATTTATGTTTTTGAAATTGGTGATAATCAATTTGGCGAGGTGATTGTTGATCATCCCCTTGCAGTAGTAATGAAAAATGCGAAAACTAGTTTAACACCAACTGAAGCGAAAATAAGTATTGGAAACAAGCATGATGTTGTTGATTTAAGTGCAGTGGGTATGGAGCCAGAGAATGTATTTAAGGATATATTTTTTGGAGGCATTATTAAGTATGAAGTAGAAAACAATCACCTAATCGCAAGGTTAGCAGCACAAGTTTCTCCATCAAACTCTATTGGTGAAGTTATTATTATTTATGAATATCGCGACAAAATGTATCAAGCAAAATCAGTGGATTTTCATCCCTACAAATAAAGTTTATGAAGTAGTGTACTTATGATTGGGAATGGGAATCGGATTTTATTAAACAATAGGGGAGGCTCAAAGTGAGAAAAGTTGAAGTGAAGCCATAACAAGATTGAACGAAAAGCAATGATTTGGTATGAAAGCAAGACGTAAACTTGAGAAAAGAAATTAATTTCATACTACCTTATAATTTTTTCACACACAGGCCTTTAATGGAGTAGTCTTTTATATAAGCAAAAAAACATCAAATTTCTAATTGAGAAATTTGATGTTTTTTGTTTTGTCCCAGCCTCACTATTCTAAAATCTAGCTAATGTTAAATCCATGTTTATACTAAAAGCAGCCCTACTACCTTCAGCGGCAGCAATCATTAAAGAAGATGGGCCAGACTTTGTTTCACCTGCAATATATACATCATTTTCTGTTGTACGTCCAGCACCGTCTGTGATAATTTCACCGCTTTCATCAACTTGACAATTTAATTGTTCAGCAAATTTATTTGGACGATAAAAACTCGGAACTACGAAGCCACCACTTCTTAGAATGTTTTCACCTGATTCTAATTCAATACTTTCTAAGTGACCGTTATCTCCATGTAAGCTTTTAATAACTTCTGTATAAACCTTAATCTTTTTACTTTCAAAATCAATTCGCACATGATTGGATAGTTGATGACCATTCGTAAAAACAATTAAATCCTTGGACCAATTAAAAACCATTTTAGTCATATGAATAATGTGTTCATCTTTTTCTGCAATGATAGCTAACGGCTGGTCTCTAAGCTCCCAGCCATCACAATAGGGACAGCTGAATAAACTTTTTCCGTAATATTGTCTAATCTGTGATAATGGAAATTCTTCTTGTATACCGGTAGCTAGCAGCAGTTTTTCTGTTATATAAGATTTATTGTTCGATGTAGTGACTAAGAATAAATTATTTTGTCTATCTTGATCGACCTTAATAACTGTCTCATTTGAAATTGACACAGAAGGATAAGTTTCTAATTCTTTAATGGCTATATTTTTAAATTCTTGAGGTTTAATTCCATCTCTTGTTAAAAACCCATGTGACTCCTGCGTTACACGGTTTCGATTTGTTCCATTATCAATTAGGGCAACCTTTCTACGCGCTCTCCCTAATGTTAAGGTTGCACTTAATCCGGCAGGTCCTGCACCAATTACAATACAATCAAATTTATTCATCATTATTTTCCTCCGCATCCATTAGGTATATTATAGAGTTCTAATATCTACAATTTGAGTAAAAGACATCATGATTTATCTAGATGTCTTATTCATTTTGTTAGCAAGGTCAACTATACGTGTTTGATTCAGTTCATCTAAAAGCTTTTCCTCTGCTGATTCAATCGCCTTCTGAATTAAACAATCAGGATTATGACTGTGACAATAATCAAAAATAGGCGTCAAACCTTCAATGGCTTTTATAACATCCAGTATTGAAATGTTTTCCCAACCTGGTTTTAATTTATATCCACCATTTGCACCGGAGACAGATTCAACCATACCCGACTTCACTAACTTTGTTAGTATTTTAGATAAATATGTCGTTGAGACTGCTTGGCGTTCAGCTAATTTTGCCACACCAATATGATCATTAGGGGGATTAACAGCCAAAAACATCATGGTGTGGAGAGCATAGTTCGTTGCTTTAGTTAACTTCATAATATCACCCTATTGTAGACTTTATGTATCTATAATATCAACGTTGGATTGCAATGGCAAATACTATGATTATTTAACAATAGTTCGTATTTCTTTAATAAGGAATGCGACTTTTACCATTTTGTTACATTTTCTTGAATAATCATCAACAATTAAATTGGATATTAATGTTAAAATATAGAGGAGATTCTGAAAAACTTAAATTAACGGATAGGATAGCAAAAAAATAAATCATTTAAAGAATAGTACGAGGAAGGGGGAGCAGAAAGGGATGATAAATTATAATGGACGAAAATTTGTTTCAATTGAAAATAGTGCTAATGGGGAGGTTTCTTCAAAAACATATTTTGCATACAAACAAGAGGGCGATATCATTTCAGCAACATATAGTGGAGGAGAAATCGTCAAAGGTTTACTGATTGGTATAGTCCACAAAAATGGTAGTTTAGAATTTAGATATAACCACATCAATAAAAAAAATGAAATCAGAGGGGGAGAATGTGTTTCAACTCCTGAAACCTTAGCAGATGGGCGAATTAGACTATATGAAAACTGGAAATGGCTTGATGCTGAAGCAACCGAGGGAAATTCAATTATTGAAGAAGTTCTTATATAAAATCAATAATATTAGAAGTTCTTATTCAACAAACGGGCCATTTAATGGAGGAGGAACCTCAAGAAATACTGAATATTTATGTTAATGTTAGAATCTGTGTTTGCGAAAGAAAAAGAATTTAATTGGAGATGAAATAATGGAGAAAGAATTGACTAAAGCAATTGAGTTAAGGAAAAACGGTAATCTAAAAGAATCTAATGAGTTACTTCTAACCTTGGTTAAAGAGTCTCCTGATGATGCCTACATTAACTATCAATGTGCTTGCAGTTTTGATGTATTAGGTGAAGAAATGAAAGCAGCCCCCTATTATCAAGATGCAATCAATTTAGGATTGGATGGAGAAGATTTAGAAGGCGCCTTATTGGGACTAGGAAGTACATATAGAACACTAGGTGAGTATGAAAAGTCAAAGAGCACATTGAGTAAGGGAATAGAACTGTTTCCAGATAGTAAAGCAATTCAAGTGTTCTACTCGATGACTTTGTATAATTTAAAAGAGCATAACAGTGCTATGAAGTTACTGCTAAAATGCTTAATAGATACGACTACAGATAAGGAAATTTTAAGTTATAAGAAAGCGATCAGTTTCTATTCTGATAAATTAGATGACATTTGGAGTTAATTGTTTATTCAATAATCGGGCGCGTTTTCAGAGTATGGATCTGCATTTTCTTTAACAAATGTACAGGATAGTTGAACAAAGTTACACATAATTCCTTACTTTTTGAAACGAAAGCAAAAGAAGAACGACTAGCTTTATAAAAAGGGAATGATAATTTGAAAAAGATTGGTTTAATATCATCTTTAACATTTTTATTAATGATGTTATTAGGTTGCCAACAGGAAAATGAAACTTCAAATCCAAAGAAAATTTATTCTACTGAGGATGTAAAAGAGAGTGATGTAGTAGATCGCCATGGAGAAATTAGTAATATAGATATATTTGAGACCTTTATAGATCATGTAAGGAGTGGTGTTAAAGACGAAATTCGTATCAGTGTTTATACTACTGAAGGAGATCCAATTTTCCATAATTTAAATTATGACGTAAATAAAATTCAGTATACTTATGATAATTCACAGGACGTATATGCAGGCACTGGAAAGGGAAAAGAAAGTACGTCTTGTTCTAATATAGAATCAAGAAATACAGAAAATGGAGTTGAGTATTACTTAACTGAGTGTACTTCGGAAGTTGGCAATTCCTTTTACTTTCGAGTTTCTAATTAAAGAAACAGTAGAACTTTTGAAATTATATGAAATTCTGTACTTAAATGTTACGAGAGGAAACAGTGAGAGATTATTATCATTGTCTCTAATATTATCTTGAAATCGAGTTTTCTGTTAAAGGGCGCAATTCATGAATAGAGTTGCGCTTTTAAGCAATAGGGCCATTTAATTGAATAAAGTTTCTAAACATCCTTACTATATATATTGAATGGAATTGTGAAAAAACAATAAAACTATAGAAGTAGTTTAGGTGAAGTAGGAGTTTCCTATAATCGTTAAAAGGTAGTAGCGTCAGGAAAATTCAAATTTACAACGTTATATAAATCAAATATAACAAAGTATAACAACCTCCAATTATTATAAGTTGAAAAGGCCCCAATAAGTTAGAAAGGAGAATTGGGACTGTTAAAACAGTCCGTAATTATTCAATTTTGGTTGCAAATACGTTTGATATGCCCAAAACACTACCTGTTTCAATTTTTAGCAAAGGTAAACCAGTGTGTTTGAACAAGTCATTAATTTGGTACAACTTCGTTACTGATTTATGCGAAGGGAATCTCCATTACTAGAAATGAAAATGTTCCCATTTCTAGTTACATAAACTTCCGTCCCTAATTGTTTTAGAACGTCTAGTACCTCTTCATCCTCTGGGTTTTTATCTGAGGTAGTAATAACAGCATAGTTAGGATGGATTAATGTGAAAAATTCTGTGCTTTTTTCATTATAACGTCCATGATGGGGTACCTTCAAAAAGGTATGTTCCAAATTTCCAGATTCGATTAGTTCTGACAGACGCTCTTCTTCTGCGTCTCCAGCAAACAAAAATCTATTTGTTCCGTGTTCTACACTGATTACAAGAGAATAATCATTGTCCCCAGAATAATTATTTTTTTGTGGAGGATCAATGGTAAATTCAGCAGACCCTAATTTAAATGTAAAGACATTTGATAATTTAAGAGGAGCTGTCTCCTGAGCTTCTAGCGTAGTCATGTATTCTTTGTAATCCTTACTTTCGCTCACGTAATTTGGTGTAATGACATTCAAAACCTCGACTTCATTTAAAATTGTATCTGCTCCACCAAGATGATCTTTATCAAAATGAGTAAGTATCAAATAATCAACCTTAGTCACTTTATTTTTTTTCATATAATCAACTATCTCTTCTCCATCATCATCTTCTCCCGTATCAATTAGCACCGTTTGTTCTCCTATGGTCAGGAGGATACTATCTGCTTTACCAATCTTAAAAATAACGATATCTAAGTTATCTTTTACCGAGTTTTTGTTTGCAACTTTTGAAGTACTAGAGCTACAACCACCTATTAATATAGTGATCAGTAAACTCGAGCATACGATCATCATATTCTTTTTGTTAATCAACGATTCCTCACCTCATAACATTGACCTTGTGTTTTTCCTATAAAAAAGTTAGTAAGCTTTAAAATCTGTGAGATTTAAGATATAAATATTTTTTTAATTAGATAAAAGAATCACAAAACCGAAAAATTAAAAACCGATTTCAGGACTGAAACCGGTTTTCTGACTTACTTCCCAATCCGTCGTATGAAAAAGATAGCCAC is drawn from Lysinibacillus sp. SGAir0095 and contains these coding sequences:
- a CDS encoding TrkH family potassium uptake protein, producing the protein MIKIPVGLNKLSPAQIIVGYYLLAVIISSLLFCIPAAYKPGVEVSFFDTIFMAVSVATDTGMTLFNISETYSVFGYFIIMIVLQFSGLGIMVMNTALWLFLGQKIGFRQRQLIMIDNNQYALSGLVRLVKDILKMIIFIELIGALIYGVYFLNYFPTWKEAFLQGLFASVTATTNAGIDITGESYVPFASDYFVQLMTIIQIIIGSIGFPVLIEVKEYLFKRKTELGYPFRFSLYTKLTTITYGILLIIGTGLILLLEFQHYFKDISWHKSFFYAFFQIVSTRSTGFSTMDITEFSYPTLIVIVIFMFIGGSPNSMGGGIRTTTLALNLLFIYNFAKGRRNIKIFNREIHQEDIMKSLAITLIAIVMCLASVIMISISDKQQQLFDIFFEVCSSFGTVGFSMGITPELSNFAKSILMILMFIGRIGFPTIFLIIGGKNNKEEKYHYPKERVITG
- a CDS encoding CBO0543 family protein, yielding MTVKEGIEQTDRAAEKLIEVNNLMTEATVNSFMFTWQWWFGMGLFIIPWIVWFLFRNKECTGRLLIGGFVTIILSLIIDLIALSYGLWSYPMAFSPIAPLLFLPYHLSLTPVAIMFTLQIKPGANALLKGSIFAAIGAFVGMNFFEMIDFYNSKGWPKTYDFFIYLSLFFIAYWFSNMDSFKKIAERS
- a CDS encoding NAD(P)/FAD-dependent oxidoreductase, translating into MNKFDCIVIGAGPAGLSATLTLGRARRKVALIDNGTNRNRVTQESHGFLTRDGIKPQEFKNIAIKELETYPSVSISNETVIKVDQDRQNNLFLVTTSNNKSYITEKLLLATGIQEEFPLSQIRQYYGKSLFSCPYCDGWELRDQPLAIIAEKDEHIIHMTKMVFNWSKDLIVFTNGHQLSNHVRIDFESKKIKVYTEVIKSLHGDNGHLESIELESGENILRSGGFVVPSFYRPNKFAEQLNCQVDESGEIITDGAGRTTENDVYIAGETKSGPSSLMIAAAEGSRAAFSINMDLTLARF
- a CDS encoding Rrf2 family transcriptional regulator; the encoded protein is MKLTKATNYALHTMMFLAVNPPNDHIGVAKLAERQAVSTTYLSKILTKLVKSGMVESVSGANGGYKLKPGWENISILDVIKAIEGLTPIFDYCHSHNPDCLIQKAIESAEEKLLDELNQTRIVDLANKMNKTSR
- a CDS encoding n-acetylglutamate synthase, which gives rise to MINYNGRKFVSIENSANGEVSSKTYFAYKQEGDIISATYSGGEIVKGLLIGIVHKNGSLEFRYNHINKKNEIRGGECVSTPETLADGRIRLYENWKWLDAEATEGNSIIEEVLI
- a CDS encoding tetratricopeptide repeat protein; the encoded protein is MEKELTKAIELRKNGNLKESNELLLTLVKESPDDAYINYQCACSFDVLGEEMKAAPYYQDAINLGLDGEDLEGALLGLGSTYRTLGEYEKSKSTLSKGIELFPDSKAIQVFYSMTLYNLKEHNSAMKLLLKCLIDTTTDKEILSYKKAISFYSDKLDDIWS
- a CDS encoding DUF4362 domain-containing protein, whose amino-acid sequence is MKKIGLISSLTFLLMMLLGCQQENETSNPKKIYSTEDVKESDVVDRHGEISNIDIFETFIDHVRSGVKDEIRISVYTTEGDPIFHNLNYDVNKIQYTYDNSQDVYAGTGKGKESTSCSNIESRNTENGVEYYLTECTSEVGNSFYFRVSN
- a CDS encoding ComEC/Rec2 family competence protein — translated: MINKKNMMIVCSSLLITILIGGCSSSTSKVANKNSVKDNLDIVIFKIGKADSILLTIGEQTVLIDTGEDDDGEEIVDYMKKNKVTKVDYLILTHFDKDHLGGADTILNEVEVLNVITPNYVSESKDYKEYMTTLEAQETAPLKLSNVFTFKLGSAEFTIDPPQKNNYSGDNDYSLVISVEHGTNRFLFAGDAEEERLSELIESGNLEHTFLKVPHHGRYNEKSTEFFTLIHPNYAVITTSDKNPEDEEVLDVLKQLGTEVYVTRNGNIFISSNGDSLRINQ